Proteins from a single region of Flavobacterium sp. YJ01:
- a CDS encoding cellulase family glycosylhydrolase: protein MKKVKLCLTFMLAGLVLLSCNNKKSNPEEKKAETASVEKREIWTKEQANDWYAKQPWLVGANYSPSTAINQLEMWQEDTFDPKRIDQELGWAEGLGMNVMRVYLHDLLHEQDPEGFYKRMDTFLGIADKHHIKTLFVLFDSCWDPFPALGKQRAPKPHTHNSGWVQSPGQKVLQDKKQYPRLEKYVKETVAKFKDDNRILGWDVWNEPDNMTGPSYEKVEIKNKVDLILPLLKDVFVWARESNPSQPLTSGVWVGDWSDEAKMKPMHKMQIEQSDIVTFHNYDKPQDFERVVKQLQRYGKPLICTEYMARPNGSTFEGFLPLARKYNVGMINWGFVDGKTQTKYAWDSWTKTYTAEPKLWFHDVLHTDGTPYIKAETDLIKKMTSEANKKN, encoded by the coding sequence ATGAAGAAAGTAAAATTGTGTCTGACATTTATGTTGGCAGGACTAGTATTGCTTAGCTGCAACAACAAAAAAAGTAATCCTGAAGAAAAGAAAGCAGAAACAGCTTCAGTTGAAAAAAGAGAAATCTGGACTAAAGAGCAGGCTAATGATTGGTATGCAAAACAGCCATGGTTAGTTGGAGCAAATTATTCTCCTAGCACAGCTATAAATCAATTAGAGATGTGGCAGGAAGATACTTTTGATCCGAAAAGAATTGATCAGGAATTGGGTTGGGCAGAAGGTCTTGGTATGAATGTAATGCGTGTATATCTGCACGATTTATTGCATGAGCAAGATCCAGAGGGATTTTACAAACGCATGGATACTTTTTTAGGAATTGCAGATAAACACCATATTAAAACGCTTTTTGTTTTGTTTGATTCTTGTTGGGATCCGTTTCCTGCTTTAGGAAAACAACGTGCTCCAAAACCACATACACACAATTCTGGATGGGTTCAAAGTCCAGGTCAAAAAGTGCTTCAGGATAAAAAACAATATCCTCGTTTAGAGAAATATGTAAAAGAAACGGTAGCAAAATTTAAAGACGATAACCGTATTTTAGGTTGGGATGTTTGGAATGAACCAGATAATATGACTGGACCATCTTATGAAAAAGTAGAAATCAAAAATAAAGTAGATTTGATTTTACCGCTTTTAAAAGACGTTTTTGTATGGGCAAGAGAAAGCAATCCTTCACAACCGTTAACTTCTGGAGTTTGGGTTGGAGATTGGAGCGATGAGGCTAAAATGAAGCCAATGCATAAAATGCAAATCGAACAATCTGATATTGTTACTTTCCACAATTATGACAAACCGCAAGATTTTGAAAGAGTTGTAAAACAATTACAACGTTATGGAAAACCATTAATCTGTACAGAATATATGGCAAGACCAAACGGAAGTACTTTTGAAGGATTTTTACCTCTTGCAAGAAAATATAATGTTGGTATGATCAACTGGGGATTTGTTGATGGAAAAACACAAACAAAATATGCTTGGGATAGTTGGACTAAAACCTATACTGCAGAACCAAAATTATGGTTTCACGATGTATTGCATACCGACGGAACTCCGTACATAAAAGCCGAAACAGATTTAATCAAAAAGATGACTTCTGAGGCGAATAAGAAAAATTAG
- a CDS encoding RagB/SusD family nutrient uptake outer membrane protein, protein MKKIIIITAAFLGLVFTACENELDLNSPNDITTDQYWKTESDAQAGVNSIYAMFYKDGLWARWMYFRLDLTSDEGYSVSPWTELADWTRFNYINYNFWEGNSVTWRDTYKAIFRCNQVLANVPNITFQNEDDKKKIIAQAKFFRALNYYYAAVIWEDIPLVLDPSTPADLPKQVKVAEIWAQVEKDLNEAYADLPASWSQDQLGRPDKGAAQAFLAKTYMQQHKWAEAKTALEYLISGAGAKYSLVSNYRDNFTDVNENNSESVFEIQFGDQRKGGTGEDQNAAVSSNRCQFFAPRGIGWSDGQARFWLVNAFKQEKNKDGNLDIRLRWTLYYPQLLADFGDKTYNRNWEWNNDEAWFRKGSRDYYRDNEDYYSQVNYRLVRYGDILLRYAEVLNELGNTAQAYQYVDMVRARVNMNTLAVAHPEIGNNHDLFLERLKTERVLELCGESVRWEDLKRWGDLDSQASVDKISLRDPDFKNFKVGKNHRMPIPQVDVDNNPNLEQNAGY, encoded by the coding sequence ATGAAAAAAATAATAATAATAACCGCAGCTTTTTTAGGTCTTGTATTTACAGCTTGTGAAAACGAATTAGACTTAAATAGCCCAAATGATATAACGACCGACCAGTATTGGAAAACGGAAAGTGATGCGCAAGCAGGTGTTAACTCTATTTATGCCATGTTTTACAAAGATGGTCTTTGGGCAAGATGGATGTATTTCCGTTTAGATTTGACTTCTGATGAAGGTTATAGTGTGAGTCCGTGGACAGAATTAGCAGATTGGACAAGATTCAACTATATCAATTATAACTTTTGGGAAGGAAATTCAGTTACATGGAGAGATACTTACAAAGCCATTTTTAGATGTAACCAGGTTTTAGCAAATGTTCCGAATATCACATTCCAAAACGAAGATGATAAAAAGAAAATTATAGCTCAAGCTAAGTTTTTTAGAGCGTTAAATTACTATTATGCTGCTGTAATCTGGGAAGATATTCCGTTGGTTTTAGATCCATCTACACCAGCAGATTTACCAAAACAAGTAAAAGTAGCAGAAATCTGGGCTCAAGTTGAAAAAGATTTGAATGAGGCTTACGCCGATTTGCCAGCTAGCTGGTCACAGGATCAATTGGGAAGACCAGACAAAGGAGCAGCACAAGCTTTTCTAGCCAAAACATATATGCAGCAGCACAAATGGGCTGAAGCAAAAACGGCTTTAGAATATTTAATTTCTGGAGCAGGAGCAAAATATAGCTTGGTTTCTAACTACAGAGATAATTTTACAGATGTTAATGAAAATAACAGCGAATCTGTTTTTGAAATTCAATTTGGAGATCAAAGAAAAGGAGGAACTGGAGAAGATCAAAACGCGGCAGTTTCTAGTAACCGTTGTCAGTTTTTTGCACCAAGAGGAATTGGATGGTCAGATGGACAAGCGCGTTTTTGGTTGGTTAATGCTTTCAAGCAAGAAAAAAACAAAGACGGAAATCTTGATATTCGTTTAAGATGGACTTTATACTATCCTCAATTATTAGCCGATTTCGGTGATAAAACATACAACAGAAATTGGGAATGGAATAATGATGAGGCTTGGTTTAGAAAAGGAAGCCGTGATTATTACAGAGACAACGAAGATTATTACAGCCAAGTAAACTACAGATTAGTTCGTTACGGTGATATTTTATTGCGTTATGCTGAAGTTTTAAACGAGTTAGGAAATACTGCTCAGGCTTATCAATATGTTGATATGGTAAGAGCTCGTGTAAACATGAACACGTTGGCGGTTGCACATCCAGAAATTGGAAACAATCATGATTTATTCTTAGAGCGATTAAAAACAGAAAGAGTTTTAGAATTGTGCGGCGAAAGTGTTCGTTGGGAAGATTTAAAACGTTGGGGAGACTTAGATTCTCAGGCTTCTGTTGATAAAATTTCGCTTCGTGATCCTGATTTCAAAAACTTTAAAGTTGGTAAGAATCATAGAATGCCAATTCCGCAAGTGGATGTTGACAATAATCCAAATCTAGAACAAAACGCTGGATATTAA
- a CDS encoding TonB-dependent receptor, whose product MKTKLTHFLTKRYYLLVFFSLLLQPAFAQQIAITGKVTAASGESIPFANVLIKGTQNGTATDFDGSFKIAAAGNQTLVFSSQGYKTTEIAINNQTSINVTLQEDAMKLDEIVVVGYGTQQKKDLTGAVSLVKAEEIQKRQVTTVADGLQGLVTGVKVRGGGRPGQEASVEIRGLKNLQNTNPLYVIDGLVTSGNRDFNPNDIESIQVLKDASAAAIYGSRAANGVIIITTKKGKKGPLQVEVSAKSSFQIMPRYNLMGTEEFAKLNNMAYDNAGFQRQNLNMAVDTDWQDAVFKTGMMQDYNASFSGGNENSTFFMSGNYFGNEGTVIGTDFDRISFRVNSSGTKGIFSIGENLAISNSKTDEMAGNPIIDVYRMTPTIPLYDPANPGGYGYGKQGVADTFGTNPLAISDFANTTNQNFRIRGNIWSELKFAPWLKYRFNFGYETSFDSYKFLRKVGNWTLNQPIDPSFTDQNKGRSETTLFENTLTFKKEFGKHDVTVLVGQTFQKDRYDQIYGQKRNLPINSGTGQYYDVLNQGNSPVVGGFINEAALASYLGRIEYNYDNRYLLNAVLRRDGSSRFSDANKWGNFPSVSAGWRVSNEPFFKSEFIKDLKLRASYGELGSGNIGNYEYKSFVNNFGQIVLGKDQTLYPSATQVKLSNEQLRWEKLKQTNFGVDFGVLNNDLRLTADYFIARTEDVLFGFPILLTTGNDGGNPISNAATVENKGFELELAYSKKINDFSFNASVNFTKINNKLVSLGNGQNENISGNTITRAGMPVGMWFVLQTDGLFQNQQEIDNYKSADGKVIMPNAVPGDIRFKDINGDGQISSTDKTITGSPWPEFEMGLNAGAEYKGFDFSMNWIASHGATVYNGFRSVVDRFDDNSNYRAGIQPWTPENPNTDFPRITKGSTLNSRGDSDRFLENGDFIRLKYVGFGYNIPQSVLAKSGITRARLTLSAQNIITITKYKGLDPEFTNGNIFERGVDNGAFPNLKTYSFGVEFGF is encoded by the coding sequence ATGAAAACAAAGCTCACTCACTTTTTAACGAAGAGATATTACCTCTTAGTTTTCTTTAGTTTATTACTGCAGCCGGCTTTTGCCCAACAAATAGCCATAACGGGGAAAGTTACAGCCGCATCAGGAGAATCGATTCCTTTTGCCAACGTTTTAATAAAAGGAACACAAAATGGTACCGCTACCGATTTTGACGGAAGTTTTAAAATCGCCGCAGCAGGAAATCAGACATTAGTTTTTAGTTCGCAAGGCTACAAAACGACAGAAATTGCGATCAATAACCAAACTTCTATCAATGTTACTTTGCAAGAAGATGCAATGAAACTAGATGAGATAGTTGTTGTAGGTTATGGTACACAACAGAAAAAAGACCTTACGGGAGCTGTTTCTTTAGTAAAAGCAGAAGAAATCCAGAAACGTCAGGTTACTACGGTTGCCGACGGATTGCAAGGTTTAGTTACGGGTGTTAAAGTTCGCGGTGGCGGACGTCCTGGGCAAGAAGCAAGCGTGGAAATTCGTGGTCTTAAGAATCTGCAAAACACTAATCCATTGTATGTAATTGATGGTTTAGTAACTTCTGGAAACAGAGATTTTAACCCGAACGATATCGAATCTATTCAGGTTTTAAAAGATGCATCTGCAGCGGCAATCTACGGATCTAGAGCTGCAAATGGTGTAATTATCATTACAACTAAAAAAGGTAAAAAAGGACCGCTTCAGGTTGAAGTTTCTGCGAAAAGCAGTTTCCAAATTATGCCTCGCTACAATTTAATGGGAACTGAAGAGTTTGCCAAATTGAATAATATGGCGTATGATAACGCTGGATTTCAAAGACAAAATCTTAACATGGCTGTAGATACAGACTGGCAAGATGCTGTTTTTAAAACAGGTATGATGCAGGATTACAACGCAAGTTTTTCTGGCGGAAATGAAAATTCTACATTCTTTATGTCTGGTAATTATTTCGGAAATGAAGGTACTGTAATTGGAACTGATTTTGACAGAATTTCATTCCGTGTAAATTCAAGCGGAACAAAAGGAATTTTCAGTATCGGAGAAAACTTAGCGATAAGTAATTCGAAAACAGACGAAATGGCTGGAAACCCAATTATTGATGTTTATAGAATGACACCAACAATTCCGCTTTACGATCCTGCAAATCCAGGGGGATATGGATATGGAAAACAAGGTGTTGCTGATACTTTTGGTACAAACCCGCTAGCAATTTCAGATTTTGCAAATACGACAAATCAAAATTTTAGAATTAGAGGAAATATCTGGTCAGAATTAAAATTTGCACCATGGTTGAAATACCGTTTCAATTTTGGATACGAAACTAGTTTTGATTCTTATAAATTCTTAAGAAAAGTTGGAAACTGGACTTTGAATCAGCCAATTGATCCTTCTTTCACAGATCAAAACAAAGGAAGATCGGAAACGACATTGTTTGAAAACACATTGACTTTCAAAAAGGAATTTGGAAAACATGATGTAACAGTTTTAGTTGGTCAGACTTTTCAAAAAGACAGATACGACCAAATTTACGGACAAAAGAGAAATCTTCCTATTAATTCTGGAACAGGACAGTATTATGATGTTTTAAACCAAGGTAATTCGCCAGTAGTTGGAGGTTTTATTAATGAAGCTGCACTTGCGTCTTATTTAGGAAGAATTGAATACAATTATGATAACCGTTATTTATTGAATGCAGTTTTAAGACGTGACGGATCTTCAAGATTTAGCGATGCAAACAAATGGGGGAATTTCCCTTCTGTTTCTGCAGGATGGAGAGTAAGTAACGAGCCTTTCTTTAAATCTGAATTTATTAAAGACTTGAAATTGAGAGCAAGTTACGGTGAATTAGGTTCTGGAAACATTGGAAACTACGAATACAAAAGCTTCGTAAATAATTTTGGACAGATTGTTTTAGGTAAAGATCAAACGCTATATCCTTCTGCAACTCAAGTAAAATTATCAAATGAGCAATTACGTTGGGAAAAATTGAAACAAACCAACTTCGGAGTAGACTTTGGTGTTTTAAATAATGATTTACGTCTTACAGCAGATTATTTCATTGCTCGTACAGAAGATGTATTATTCGGTTTCCCAATTTTATTAACTACTGGAAATGACGGAGGAAATCCGATTTCTAATGCTGCAACTGTAGAAAATAAAGGTTTTGAATTAGAATTGGCTTACAGCAAAAAAATCAACGATTTCTCATTTAATGCTTCTGTGAATTTTACAAAAATCAACAACAAATTGGTTTCGCTAGGTAACGGTCAGAATGAAAATATTTCTGGAAATACGATAACAAGAGCTGGTATGCCAGTTGGTATGTGGTTTGTGTTGCAAACTGACGGATTATTCCAAAACCAGCAAGAAATTGACAATTACAAAAGCGCTGACGGAAAAGTGATTATGCCAAATGCTGTTCCTGGAGATATTCGTTTTAAAGACATTAATGGTGACGGACAAATTTCTAGTACAGATAAAACTATCACTGGAAGCCCATGGCCAGAATTTGAAATGGGTTTAAATGCTGGAGCAGAATACAAAGGTTTTGATTTTTCTATGAACTGGATTGCTTCTCACGGTGCTACAGTGTACAACGGATTTAGAAGTGTTGTAGATCGTTTTGATGACAATAGTAACTATAGAGCAGGTATTCAGCCTTGGACACCAGAAAATCCAAATACAGATTTTCCTAGAATTACAAAAGGATCAACTTTAAATTCAAGAGGAGACAGCGACCGTTTCTTAGAGAATGGAGATTTTATCAGACTTAAATATGTTGGGTTTGGTTACAATATTCCTCAAAGTGTGTTAGCAAAATCTGGTATTACAAGAGCTAGATTAACATTATCGGCACAAAACATTATCACAATTACTAAATATAAAGGCTTAGATCCTGAATTTACAAACGGTAATATTTTTGAGAGAGGTGTTGATAATGGTGCTTTCCCGAATCTTAAAACATATTCTTTTGGTGTTGAATTTGGCTTTTAA
- a CDS encoding two-component regulator propeller domain-containing protein, translated as MRKFFLFLILSIFSINFSNAQDYYFKHFQVEEGLSNNTVLTSIQDNDGFMWFGTKDGLNRFDGYRFKTYRSNGDPIHSLGSNYIQSMHEYDDTIWVGTDKGLYHYDKKQDRFTVLNEAINDRINDINHDQKGNIWFLSGNILYKYAPKKKETTTFNTNKYFPTTSIARDPKGEIWASSYNKIYHYSEENLSFENFPLNPPANKANFRITIIFVIDNENIAIGTQDHGILVYNRKTKLTSELKFDVREPVFVRQFKKRGNDELWIASESGVYVYNLKTKTAVNLTKNYNDPYAISDNASYSITIDKEDGIWIGTYFGGINYHQKQYTQFKKYFPQKGQNSISGSAVREIHKDEQGDLWIGTEDAGVNRFNPKTKKFTSYLPNGSKSGVSYYNIHALLPRKDKIWVGTFEHGLDVLDRNSGAVVKHYSANDQRSGLQSNFIFSFYEMKNKDLIVVTTRGLYRYNEQADNFEILKFFPETYHYTNFKEDSDGNLWAGSYRDGLLFYNPKTKKKEVFIYDYKNPKSISNNTINTIFEDSSNNLWIATENGLNLVDRKTHAFKKITTNDGMPSNVFYSILEDDAKNLWLTTSKGLVKFGPDHKTIKIFTTANGLLSDQFNYNSAFEDKNGDMYFGNLNGMISFNPKHFSKNKYTPFIYITNLQINNKDIEVNSTDSPIEQSISFLDELELNNSQSSFNLEFASLNFTAPELTEYWYQLENVNNDWVYLGRNNKVFFTELAPGDYVFKVKSLNSFGVWSKEVKLKIRILPPFYASTYAYLLYFLLICAGFYYIIRYSQNLTQIKNNRKIKHLNDEKEKEIYQAKIDFFTNVAHEIRTPLTLIKGPLEKLLGLNHELEEVPQHLSIMKKNTSRLLKLVNELLDFRKSEIGGLKLTFVEANISSMVRNFHLRFSQLIEERELEFNLELGEKDIHAFVDKEAFKKILSNLINNAIKYSNKKVSISLFRDEKKLTLVVKNDGKIIPNHLKNKIFEPFFRVDENSTASGTGIGLSLAHSLAQLHNGSLELVADTTYNIFELVVPLHQEEEFMFYADSEKEQTENETPKEPVEIKNEKPQILVVEDNEDLLSFITTELASTYAILKAENGEEALKIIHNENVQLVISDVTMPVMDGITMCKKIKTNLETSHIPVILLTAKNSLKSQIDGLEVGADAYVAKPFSMDYLKVQANNLIENRRQIMNYYASSPLSHIKSIAHNKTDEKFLKKLDDEILKNITDQDLSVESLAEIMNMSRSTLYRKIKDITNLSPNELINIVRLKRAAELLLNENYKMYEIAEMVGYKSQTSFGRNFQKHFNMSPSEYIQANR; from the coding sequence ATGCGTAAATTCTTTCTTTTTTTAATTCTTAGCATTTTTTCAATAAATTTTTCGAATGCTCAAGATTATTATTTCAAACATTTTCAGGTTGAAGAAGGACTTTCTAACAATACAGTTTTAACCTCAATACAAGATAATGACGGCTTTATGTGGTTCGGCACCAAAGATGGTTTGAACCGTTTTGATGGCTATCGTTTTAAAACTTACCGAAGCAATGGTGATCCGATTCATAGTTTAGGAAGCAATTATATTCAGTCTATGCATGAATATGATGATACTATTTGGGTAGGAACTGATAAAGGTTTGTACCATTATGATAAAAAACAAGATCGTTTTACTGTTTTAAATGAAGCCATCAATGATCGTATAAATGACATCAATCACGACCAAAAAGGCAACATTTGGTTTCTTTCTGGCAACATTTTGTATAAGTATGCACCAAAAAAGAAAGAAACAACCACTTTTAATACCAATAAATATTTCCCTACAACTTCTATTGCGCGCGATCCAAAAGGCGAAATTTGGGCATCTTCATACAATAAAATCTATCATTATTCTGAAGAAAACCTTTCTTTCGAGAATTTTCCTTTAAATCCGCCAGCTAATAAAGCTAATTTTAGAATTACCATCATTTTTGTTATCGATAATGAAAATATTGCAATTGGAACCCAAGATCACGGAATTCTGGTTTATAATCGAAAAACAAAATTGACTAGCGAATTGAAATTTGATGTTAGAGAACCTGTTTTTGTACGTCAGTTTAAGAAAAGAGGAAATGACGAACTCTGGATTGCAAGCGAATCTGGTGTTTATGTTTATAACCTGAAAACCAAAACTGCTGTTAATCTCACCAAAAATTACAATGATCCGTACGCCATTTCAGATAATGCCTCTTATTCTATTACAATTGATAAAGAAGACGGAATTTGGATTGGAACTTATTTTGGTGGAATCAATTATCATCAAAAACAATATACTCAGTTTAAGAAATATTTTCCGCAGAAAGGTCAAAACTCCATTAGCGGAAGCGCTGTCAGAGAAATTCATAAAGACGAACAAGGTGATTTATGGATTGGAACTGAAGATGCTGGCGTAAATCGTTTTAATCCGAAAACGAAAAAATTTACTTCTTATTTGCCAAACGGAAGCAAAAGCGGCGTTTCTTACTATAATATTCACGCTCTGCTTCCTAGAAAAGACAAAATCTGGGTTGGAACTTTTGAGCATGGCTTGGATGTTTTAGACAGAAATTCGGGCGCGGTTGTGAAACATTACAGCGCAAATGACCAAAGAAGCGGACTTCAGAGTAATTTTATTTTTTCTTTTTATGAAATGAAAAATAAAGATCTGATTGTTGTTACCACAAGAGGATTGTATCGTTATAACGAACAAGCTGATAATTTTGAGATTCTAAAATTCTTTCCAGAAACGTATCATTACACTAATTTTAAAGAAGATAGCGACGGAAATCTCTGGGCAGGAAGTTATCGCGACGGACTTTTATTTTACAATCCGAAAACAAAGAAAAAAGAAGTTTTTATTTATGATTATAAAAATCCGAAAAGTATTAGCAACAATACAATTAATACCATTTTTGAAGATAGTTCTAATAATTTGTGGATTGCGACAGAAAATGGTTTAAATCTCGTAGATCGCAAAACACACGCTTTCAAAAAAATCACAACCAACGACGGAATGCCAAGTAATGTTTTCTATTCTATTTTAGAAGACGATGCTAAAAATCTTTGGCTAACAACTTCTAAAGGTTTAGTAAAATTTGGTCCAGATCATAAAACGATTAAAATTTTTACAACAGCAAATGGGTTATTAAGCGATCAGTTTAATTACAATTCGGCTTTTGAAGACAAGAACGGCGATATGTATTTTGGAAATCTGAACGGAATGATCAGTTTTAATCCGAAACATTTCAGCAAAAACAAATACACGCCTTTTATTTATATTACTAATCTTCAGATTAATAATAAGGATATTGAAGTAAATAGTACCGACTCGCCTATTGAACAATCTATTTCTTTTCTTGACGAACTGGAATTAAACAATAGCCAGTCGTCGTTTAATCTCGAATTTGCATCTTTAAATTTTACCGCTCCAGAATTGACCGAATATTGGTATCAATTAGAAAATGTTAATAATGACTGGGTTTATTTGGGCAGAAACAATAAAGTTTTCTTTACCGAACTTGCGCCTGGAGATTATGTTTTTAAAGTAAAATCGCTGAATAGTTTTGGCGTATGGAGTAAAGAAGTGAAACTGAAAATTCGAATTCTTCCGCCATTTTATGCCAGTACTTATGCGTATTTGCTGTATTTCTTATTAATCTGCGCTGGTTTTTACTACATCATTCGTTATTCTCAAAATCTAACTCAGATTAAAAATAACCGAAAAATCAAGCATTTAAATGATGAAAAAGAAAAAGAAATCTATCAGGCAAAAATTGACTTTTTTACGAATGTAGCGCACGAAATTAGAACACCTTTGACTTTGATTAAAGGTCCGCTTGAAAAACTTTTAGGTTTAAATCATGAATTGGAAGAAGTGCCACAGCATCTTTCTATTATGAAGAAAAACACTTCTCGCCTTTTAAAACTGGTTAACGAATTACTGGATTTTAGAAAATCGGAAATTGGCGGTTTGAAACTGACTTTCGTCGAAGCGAATATTTCTTCAATGGTTCGAAATTTCCATTTGAGATTCAGCCAATTAATTGAAGAACGCGAACTTGAATTTAATTTAGAATTAGGAGAAAAAGACATTCACGCTTTTGTAGACAAAGAAGCTTTTAAAAAGATTTTGAGTAATTTGATTAATAACGCCATTAAATATTCGAACAAAAAAGTTTCGATTTCTTTATTTAGAGATGAAAAGAAATTGACTTTGGTTGTAAAAAACGATGGGAAAATAATTCCTAATCATTTAAAAAATAAAATTTTTGAACCCTTTTTTAGAGTTGATGAAAACAGCACCGCTTCTGGAACTGGAATTGGGCTTTCGCTCGCACATTCTTTGGCGCAATTGCACAACGGAAGTTTAGAATTAGTTGCCGATACTACTTATAATATCTTTGAATTGGTTGTACCACTTCATCAGGAAGAAGAATTTATGTTTTATGCCGATTCTGAAAAAGAACAAACGGAAAATGAAACACCAAAAGAGCCTGTTGAAATTAAAAATGAAAAACCTCAGATTTTGGTTGTTGAAGACAATGAAGATCTTTTAAGTTTTATTACAACCGAATTGGCTTCGACTTACGCCATTTTAAAAGCAGAAAACGGCGAAGAAGCGCTGAAAATCATTCATAACGAAAATGTTCAATTGGTAATTTCTGACGTTACAATGCCTGTTATGGACGGAATTACGATGTGTAAAAAGATTAAAACAAATCTAGAAACCAGTCATATTCCAGTAATTTTATTGACAGCTAAAAACTCCCTAAAATCACAAATTGACGGACTTGAAGTTGGTGCAGATGCTTATGTAGCCAAACCTTTTTCTATGGATTATTTAAAAGTGCAAGCCAATAATTTGATTGAAAATCGAAGACAAATCATGAATTATTATGCAAGTTCTCCGCTTTCGCACATAAAAAGCATTGCACATAATAAAACTGACGAAAAATTCTTGAAAAAACTAGACGATGAAATCCTTAAAAACATTACAGATCAAGACTTAAGCGTAGAATCTTTGGCAGAAATCATGAATATGAGCCGTTCGACTTTATACAGAAAAATTAAAGATATTACGAATTTGAGTCCGAACGAATTGATTAACATAGTTAGACTTAAAAGAGCTGCTGAACTGTTATTAAACGAAAACTATAAAATGTACGAAATCGCAGAAATGGTTGGTTATAAATCGCAAACGAGCTTTGGGCGAAATTTTCAAAAACATTTTAATATGTCGCCGTCTGAGTATATTCAGGCAAATCGTTAA
- a CDS encoding LytTR family DNA-binding domain-containing protein translates to MEKLKCLIVDDEPIARDIIESFIAEVPFLELKASFGEAAKALVYLEENEIDIVFSDIEMPKFTGLELAQSLTKQPVIIFITAHRNFALEGFETGASDYLLKPVRFDRFLKAVNRAKEYLSLKKITSVHQINSDRIFIKSEGKLIKILLNEILYVEAQGDYLKFVINGASYTTLGTLKSMEEVLKLPMFFRVQRSFILNLEAVRSLNGNMIELIDGKTISAALNKKDELYQLLGIK, encoded by the coding sequence ATGGAAAAGTTAAAATGCTTAATCGTCGATGACGAACCGATTGCAAGAGATATTATCGAATCTTTTATTGCCGAAGTTCCGTTTTTAGAATTAAAAGCTTCTTTTGGAGAAGCTGCAAAAGCTTTAGTTTATTTGGAAGAAAATGAAATTGACATTGTTTTCAGTGATATCGAAATGCCAAAGTTTACTGGTTTAGAATTGGCTCAATCGCTTACAAAACAGCCTGTTATTATATTTATTACAGCGCATAGAAATTTTGCTTTAGAAGGATTTGAAACAGGCGCGTCAGATTATCTATTAAAACCTGTTCGTTTTGATCGTTTTCTAAAAGCCGTAAATCGCGCCAAAGAATATCTTTCGTTAAAGAAAATAACTTCGGTTCATCAAATCAATTCGGATCGTATTTTTATTAAATCAGAAGGAAAATTGATTAAGATTTTATTGAATGAAATTCTTTATGTAGAAGCGCAAGGAGATTATTTGAAATTTGTAATTAATGGCGCTTCATATACTACTTTAGGTACTTTAAAATCTATGGAAGAAGTGTTGAAATTGCCAATGTTCTTTCGCGTTCAGCGTTCTTTTATCCTAAATCTTGAAGCCGTGCGAAGTTTGAACGGAAATATGATTGAATTAATTGACGGGAAAACTATTTCTGCAGCTTTAAATAAAAAGGATGAATTGTATCAGTTGCTGGGAATTAAATAA